One window of the Litorilinea aerophila genome contains the following:
- a CDS encoding DUF268 domain-containing protein gives MVRRLMQIPAGWLWLRLVVGLFRTRDAYVRLRLVRYIRDVTWFLRDFRRFRAMPSQAFQLDRVFPCLSDRTTFTPVDPLYFYQDCWFARKIFELKPAHHYDVGSSVRSIGLVSQFVPITMFDIRPIPLKLDQLEFRQGSILDLPLADDSVASISSLCVLEHIGLGRYGDPLDPQGSEKAIAELKRVVKPGGVIMVSVPVDRVNRVYFNAHRAFTRDYFLQLFQGCTLLEEKYIYGSEMVDYYDPGRGFGTGLYLFRKQGDVSPFGPR, from the coding sequence ATGGTTCGCCGACTCATGCAAATCCCCGCAGGTTGGCTTTGGTTACGTCTGGTGGTCGGCCTGTTCCGGACCAGGGATGCCTACGTTCGTCTGCGGCTGGTCCGGTACATTCGGGATGTTACCTGGTTCCTGCGAGATTTCCGGCGCTTTCGCGCCATGCCATCCCAGGCTTTTCAGTTGGATCGGGTGTTCCCCTGTCTCTCCGACCGGACGACGTTCACCCCGGTCGATCCCCTGTATTTTTACCAGGACTGCTGGTTTGCCCGAAAGATCTTTGAGTTGAAGCCGGCCCACCACTATGATGTGGGTAGCTCTGTTCGCTCCATAGGGTTGGTTTCCCAGTTCGTTCCCATCACCATGTTCGATATCCGCCCGATCCCGTTGAAATTGGATCAGCTGGAATTCCGGCAGGGAAGCATCCTGGATCTGCCCCTGGCCGATGATTCGGTGGCCTCCATCTCCTCCCTCTGCGTCCTCGAGCATATCGGCCTGGGACGTTACGGCGATCCCCTCGACCCGCAGGGCAGCGAAAAGGCCATTGCCGAGCTCAAGCGGGTGGTGAAGCCGGGGGGTGTGATCATGGTTTCGGTACCGGTGGACCGGGTAAACCGGGTCTACTTCAACGCGCACCGGGCTTTTACCCGGGACTATTTCCTGCAGCTTTTCCAGGGCTGCACTCTGCTGGAAGAAAAGTACATCTATGGCAGCGAAATGGTGGATTACTATGATCCAGGCCGCGGCTTTGGGACGGGCTTGTATCTGTTTCGTAAACAGGGAGATGTTTCACCCTTTGGACCACGTTAA